From Ignavibacteriota bacterium, the proteins below share one genomic window:
- a CDS encoding fumarylacetoacetate hydrolase family protein, which yields MAEIRFAGTDTTARAGKIVCLGRNYIEHAKEMKADVPTTPVLFLKPASALIADGGTILIPSISHDVHHEVEMVVLIGTGGTSIPQSNALQHVGGYAIGLDMTLRDVQAEAKKKGLPWTVAKGFDTSAPISLFVRPDAVPDPHNLDIRLSVNGQLRQQSNTSSMIFRVDHMIAYISSIMTLEPGDLIYTGTPEGVGPVQPGDSLTAELQHVGSLTVSVARRS from the coding sequence ATGGCAGAGATACGATTCGCAGGCACGGACACCACAGCGCGCGCGGGCAAGATCGTGTGCCTCGGGCGCAACTATATCGAGCACGCGAAAGAAATGAAAGCGGACGTGCCGACGACGCCCGTCCTCTTCCTCAAACCCGCCTCCGCATTGATAGCGGATGGCGGCACCATCCTGATCCCCTCCATCTCGCATGATGTGCATCATGAAGTGGAGATGGTCGTGCTCATCGGAACAGGCGGCACATCCATTCCCCAGAGCAACGCGTTGCAGCATGTCGGTGGCTATGCCATCGGGCTTGATATGACCCTGCGCGATGTGCAGGCCGAGGCCAAAAAGAAGGGCCTCCCCTGGACCGTTGCCAAGGGGTTCGATACATCAGCACCGATCAGCCTGTTCGTCCGCCCCGATGCCGTGCCCGATCCGCACAACCTCGACATCCGGCTTTCGGTGAACGGACAGCTCCGCCAGCAGTCCAACACCAGTTCTATGATATTCCGCGTCGATCACATGATCGCGTATATCTCATCGATCATGACGCTCGAGCCCGGCGACCTCATTTATACCGGAACGCCTGAGGGGGTCGGGCCGGTTCAACCGGGTGATTCGCTCACCGCAGAACTGCAGCATGTGGGATCCCTGACGGTCTCCGTTGCACGCCGTTCCTGA